A genomic stretch from Arachis stenosperma cultivar V10309 chromosome 3, arast.V10309.gnm1.PFL2, whole genome shotgun sequence includes:
- the LOC130965768 gene encoding protein FAR1-RELATED SEQUENCE 5-like — protein MDVKFVPETGRWHIFYFSDKHNNDLLDTQFSAMLPAHRKMSEADIMQMMNMLKSGISTSQIFGLLASQAGGYEFVGYGPRDMYNEIARQRRQIPGDAARVLKKLEAMRLKDPQLYFKACHDSRGLLRNLFWSDGISQLDYRLFGDVIAFDATYKKNKYSCPLVIFSGVNHHNQTIIFAAALVVDETTDTYIWLLRQLMFAMKDKTPTSIITDGAMAIRNAVRVVFPEVRHRLCAWHLIRNATSNVGSPSFTSKFQKIMLGDYEISVFKRKWVQLIEEFGFEDKPWVINMYEEKHMWATAYIRGKFFAGFRTTSRCEGLHSVVGRYVGSRHDLTSFVEHFQRCVAHLRFKEFNADYESTRGVPVMQTCIELLERYAAELYTHEIFRFFRPFLSRAGSMRVLNIKNNDDCIKYIMCKHGRPDFMWTVDFRQEEMIFMCTCLRMESFGIPYEHIVKVMMDKKVKSALIDPSGFTRDAVIISRQSALIEFSKKLAAVAAKVPGRYEETRDLIMGLYSSYKAANEGTNQPHSGVAKSSNPYAHQIGVGSGQPSRKKRQRCSVCQMEGHKKTTCPWQKDIDNNVIEDEANGSDDGDVYSVPTAELDSDN, from the exons ATGGATGTTAAATTTGTACCAGAAACTGGAAGGTGGCATATCTTTTATTTCTCTGACAAACACAACAATGATCTATTGGATACACAATTCAGTGCTATGTTGCCTGCCCACAGAAAAATGTCAGAGGCAGATATTATGCAAATGATGAACATGCTAAAGTCAGGGATTAGCACTTCACAGATATTTGGTCTTCTAGCTAGTCAAGCAGGCGGGTATGAATTTGTTGGCTATGGTCCCAGAGATATGTACAATGAGATTGCTCGGCAAAGGCGTCAAATTCCTGGTGATGCAGCACGAGTGTTGAAGAAGTTGGAGGCTATGCGGTTGAAGGATCCACAATTATATTTCAAGGCATGTCATGATTCAAGAGGTTTGTTACGTAACTTGTTCTGGTCTGATGGGATTAGCCAACTAGACTACCGACTCTTTGGGGATGTTATTGCTTTTGATGCTACGTACAAGAAGAACAAGTATAGTTGTCCATTAGTCATATTCAGCGGGGTTAACCACCACAACCAAACAATTATTTTTGCTGCTGCGTTAGTTGTGGACGAAACTACTGATACATATATTTGGCTCCTGCGTCAGCTCATGTTTGCAATGAAGGACAAGACCCCGACCTCAATAATAACTGATGGGGCCATGGCGATTAGGAATGCAGTCAGAGTTGTATTTCCCGAAGTCAGACATAGATTATGCGCTTGGCACCTTATTCGAAATGCAACTAGCAATGTTGGAAGTCCATCATTTACATCTAAATTCCAAAAAATTATGTTGGGAGACTACGAGATTTCCGTGTTTAAGCGTAAGTGGGTTCAGCTTATTGAAGAATTTGGCTTTGAGGATAAGCCGTGGGTGATCAACATGTACGAAGAGAAGCATATGTGGGCTACTGCATATATAAGAGGAAAATTCTTTGCTGGCTTTAGAACTACCTCAAGATGTGAAGGTTTACACTCAGTTGTTGGAAGGTATGTGGGGTCGCGGCATGATTTGACAAGTTTCGTAGAGCATTTTCAAAGGTGTGTTGCACACTTGCGCTTTAAAGAATTTAATGCTGATTATGAATCTACACGTGGGGTGCCCGTTATGCAGACTTGTATAGAGCTGCTAGAGAGATATGCTGCTGAGTTATACACTCATGAGATATTTCGTTTCTTTCGGCCATTTCTTTCTAGAGCTGGATCAATGCGGGTGCTAAACATAAAGAATAACGATGATTGCATAAAGTACATTATGTGTAAGCATGGGAGGCCCGATTTTATGTGGACTGTTGATTTTCGTCAAGAAGAAATGATCTTCATGTGTACCTGTTTAAGAATGGAGTCATTTGGAATTCCCTACGAACATATTGTGAAAGTTATG ATGGACAAAAAGGTTAAGTCAGCACTCATTGATCCAAGTGGGTTCACGAGGGATGCTGTTATTATTAGTCGCCAAAGTGCCTTGAtagaattttctaaaaaattggCTGCTGTTGCTGCTAAAGTACCAGGGAGATATGAAGAGACACGTGACCTAATTATGGGATTGTACTCATCTTACAAGGCTGCAAACGAAGGCACTAATCAACCTCATTCAGGTGTAGCTAAAAGTAGCAATCCGTATGCTCATCAAATTGGTGTAGGCTCAGGACAACCATCTAGGAAGAAGCGGCAACGTTGTAGTGTTTGTCAAATGGAAGGACATAAGAAGACAACATGTCCTTGGCAAAAGGACATTGACAACAATGTTATTGAAGATGAAGCTAATGGTTCAGATGATGGCGACGTATATTCAGTACCGACGGCTGAGTTAGATAGTGATAATTAG
- the LOC130969412 gene encoding uncharacterized protein LOC130969412 isoform X1: MATIAIIGAGIFVRTQYLPRLSEISDLFHLKAIWSRTQESARAAVEIADKNFSGVQCKWGDEGLDDIIRDSSITAVAVVLAGQNQVDISLKMLKAGKHVLQEKPAAASVKDLETALHNYKSISADAPRQVIWSVAENYRFEPALVECKKLVAEIGTMMSVQVIIEGSMNSSNPYFSSSWRRDFTGGFILDMGVHFIAGLRMVAGCEVVSVSAMTSHVDSSLPPPDNISSVFHLENGCSGVFVMVVSSRTPKILWRVVGMNGTLQIERGFQGQHGYLVSLYGVDGQSKSSFFPFSGVTEELKAFISDVSESTLKKGSELVAEPRLSYIEGARDVAVLEAMLESGARNGELVHVKRF, encoded by the exons ATGGCGACGATTGCAATTATCGGAGCTGGTATCTTCGTGAGGACTCAGTACCTTCCTAGACTGTCAGAGATCTCCGATCTGTTCCATCTGAAAGCCATTTGGAGCCGCACGCAGGAATCCGCAAGAGCTGCCGTTGAAATAGCCGATAAGAACTTCTCCGGCGTTCAATGTAAGTGGGGAGATGAAGGCCTTGATGATATTATCCGTGATTCATCCATCACCGCTGTTGCTGTTGTTTTGGCTGGACAAAATCAGGTTGATATTTCACTCAAGATGCTCAAGGCTGGTAAACATGTTCTTCAAG AGAAACCAGCAGCAGCTA GTGTAAAAGATTTGGAAACTGCATTGCATAACTACAAATCAATTTCTGCTGATGCTCCTCGACAAGTAATTTGGTCTGTGGCTGAAAATTATCGATTTGAGCCTGCCTTAGTGGAG TGCAAGAAACTAGTTGCTGAAATTGGGACAATGATGAGTGTTCAAGTTATTATTGAAGGATCAATGAACAGTTCAAACCCCTACTTTTCAAGCTCTTGGAGGCGCGATTTCACT GGAGGTTTCATTCTTGATATGGGTGTGCATTTCATTGCTGGGTTAAGAATG GTTGCTGGGTGTGAAGTGGTTTCAGTTTCGGCTATGACATCTCATGTGGATTCATCTTTACCTCCCCCAGATAATATATCATCTGTCTT CCATTTGGAGAATGGTTGTTCAGGAGTATTTGTAATGGTTGTCTCCTCGAGAACACCCAAG ATCTTGTGGCGAGTTGTTGGCATGAACGGGACATTGCAAATTGAGCGTGGATTTCAAGGACAACATGGCTACCTG GTTTCATTATATGGTGTTGATGGacaaagtaaaagctcctttttCCCATTCAGTGGAGTAACTGAAGAATTAAAAGCTTTTATTAGTGATGTATCTGAAAGCACTCTTAAG AAGGGGAGTGAGTTAGTGGCTGAGCCCCGCCTCTCTTACATTGAAGGTGCAAGAGATGTTGCTGTTTTAGAGGCAATGCTTGAATCTGGAGCAAGGAATGGTGAACTAGTTCATGTTAAAAGGTTTTGA
- the LOC130969412 gene encoding uncharacterized protein LOC130969412 isoform X2, which yields MATIAIIGAGIFVRTQYLPRLSEISDLFHLKAIWSRTQESARAAVEIADKNFSGVQCKWGDEGLDDIIRDSSITAVAVVLAGQNQVDISLKMLKAGKHVLQEKPAAASVKDLETALHNYKSISADAPRQVIWSVAENYRFEPALVECKKLVAEIGTMMSVQVIIEGSMNSSNPYFSSSWRRDFTGGFILDMGVHFIAGLRMVAGCEVVSVSAMTSHVDSSLPPPDNISSVFHLENGCSGVFVMVVSSRTPKILWRVVGMNGTLQIERGFQGQHGYLVSLYGVDGQSKSSFFPFSGVTEELKAFISDVSESTLKGALSTDLIYLSFAEGE from the exons ATGGCGACGATTGCAATTATCGGAGCTGGTATCTTCGTGAGGACTCAGTACCTTCCTAGACTGTCAGAGATCTCCGATCTGTTCCATCTGAAAGCCATTTGGAGCCGCACGCAGGAATCCGCAAGAGCTGCCGTTGAAATAGCCGATAAGAACTTCTCCGGCGTTCAATGTAAGTGGGGAGATGAAGGCCTTGATGATATTATCCGTGATTCATCCATCACCGCTGTTGCTGTTGTTTTGGCTGGACAAAATCAGGTTGATATTTCACTCAAGATGCTCAAGGCTGGTAAACATGTTCTTCAAG AGAAACCAGCAGCAGCTA GTGTAAAAGATTTGGAAACTGCATTGCATAACTACAAATCAATTTCTGCTGATGCTCCTCGACAAGTAATTTGGTCTGTGGCTGAAAATTATCGATTTGAGCCTGCCTTAGTGGAG TGCAAGAAACTAGTTGCTGAAATTGGGACAATGATGAGTGTTCAAGTTATTATTGAAGGATCAATGAACAGTTCAAACCCCTACTTTTCAAGCTCTTGGAGGCGCGATTTCACT GGAGGTTTCATTCTTGATATGGGTGTGCATTTCATTGCTGGGTTAAGAATG GTTGCTGGGTGTGAAGTGGTTTCAGTTTCGGCTATGACATCTCATGTGGATTCATCTTTACCTCCCCCAGATAATATATCATCTGTCTT CCATTTGGAGAATGGTTGTTCAGGAGTATTTGTAATGGTTGTCTCCTCGAGAACACCCAAG ATCTTGTGGCGAGTTGTTGGCATGAACGGGACATTGCAAATTGAGCGTGGATTTCAAGGACAACATGGCTACCTG GTTTCATTATATGGTGTTGATGGacaaagtaaaagctcctttttCCCATTCAGTGGAGTAACTGAAGAATTAAAAGCTTTTATTAGTGATGTATCTGAAAGCACTCTTAAG GGAGCTCTGTCCACTGATCTAATTTACTTGTCATTTGCAGAAGGGGAGTGA